A window of the Diabrotica undecimpunctata isolate CICGRU chromosome 1, icDiaUnde3, whole genome shotgun sequence genome harbors these coding sequences:
- the LOC140435833 gene encoding protein FAM200C-like, with translation MEKRIKLIVKKEKAHTIGGELILPACKELVATMLGPEAVKQISEVPLSNDTVHRRILDMSIDIQSNVREVLANTQFALQLDENTDISGKAQLISFLRFVYGPEIIEQFLFCRELETTITGTDIFSTVDTFFQDHGLKWTDCIAICTDGAAAMTGNVKGFLSFALKKNHKREYCSLEDKELISAPVFGKDLTGVTIGLKKFRQL, from the exons ATGGAAAAACGAATAAAATTGATTGTCAAAAAAGAGAAAGCCCATACTATTGGTGGAGAGCTTATTTTACCGGCATGTAAAGAATTAGTTGCTACAATGTTAGGCCCGGAAGCTGTTAAACAAATATCAGAGGTACCTTTATCAAATGACACAGTCCATCGACGTATATTAGATATGTCAATCGATATTCAAAGTAATGTTAGGGAGGTATTGGCAAATACACAATTTGCTTTACAACTGGACGAAAACACAGACATTTCGGGAAAGGCCCAATTGATATCTTTTTTAAGATTTGTGTACGGACCGGAAATTATTGAACAGTTCCTATTCTGTCGTGAATTGGAAACAACAATTACTGGAACTGATATATTTTCTACTGTTGACACCTTCTTTCAGGATCACGGACTTAAGTGGACGGATTGTATTGCGATATGTACAGATGGTGCTGCTGCAATGACGGGAAATGTCAAAGGATTTTTAAGTTTCGCactaaagaaaaacca CAAAAGAGAATACTGTTCTTTGGAAGATAAGGAACTAATATCTGCTCCAGTCTTTGGCAAAGATTTGACAGGTGTTACCATAGGCTTGAAGAAATTTCGTCAGCTTTAG